The sequence below is a genomic window from Lepus europaeus isolate LE1 chromosome 9, mLepTim1.pri, whole genome shotgun sequence.
TGCATCCCAGCACCCAACCGCGGGCCGGGCCCATGGCAGGTGTGTGAGTAAAAGATGGGTGTGCTGGCAGGGGGCTGTCCACTGTGGCCCTTTCATCTCTTCTGGCTGTCCCTGAGTGTCTGTAGGGCTCCCCGAGTTCTCCAGCTCCCAGGGCAGGCCTGAGGCTCCCGGGCAGCTCCTGGCAGCTCTGGCCCCCACCAGAAGCATCCCCAGAATTCCAAGAGTCTCTCTGGAATGCCAGGCCTGTGTGGGGAATTGCCTGGGCGgaggcacaggtgcagaggctgggACAGCTGTGGGCATTCTGGTGGAGCCTGGGTGCCGGTGGCAGCTGCCCCTCCTGGGAGCGCCACCGCTGACACCTCGGcttccctgcagcccccaccgcctcccagggcgaGCCCCTCCGTGCTGGCGCCACTCTGGCCTGGGGAACCTGCACTGAGCTCAGAGGCCCCCTGCCCGCAGCCAGCCTCTAAGAGTCACAGGAACCGGCCCATCGCACAGAGCCCCAGCCAGGCAGCTTCACCCTTCTTCAAACTCCCGGGGTGTCCTGCACGGTCCCGGCACCTCTGGAGGTCCCTGGGGTCCCGCCTGTGAAACGGACGAGGGGAAGCAGGGCCGACTCGACGCCCCTCGGTCCCCAGGAGCTGATGTTGCTGTGGGCCGGAGCCAGGGCCTGCTGGGTCCCACAGGGCCAGCTCCCCCGCAGGCAGAGCTGAGAGGCTGCCGAGGGGCACCTTGGGTGCAGCCAGGCACTGCACTGCCGGCTCCCTTCAAGGAGAGAAGCCCTGGGCTGCCACCTGCCCTGACCACAGCTGTGTGCCAGAAGCTTGTGCGAATGCATCCCTTCAGCCTTAGAAAGCAGCGTGCAGAGCGTGGAGCGTGGTCACAGGCCCTGACTCCAAGGCTTCCTGCGGGCGCAGACCCCAGGAAGGGCGCGGGCGCCCGGCGCCAGGAGAGGGCAGAGTCAGGCAGGCCACTGGGGGGCAAGGCTTTATTCACACCCGGGGAGGGATCCAGGGTGGGGCGAGGGGGGCTGACCCTCACGGCCCCGCCCCGGCACCACCGGGGTCGGAGCACCTGGGCGGCTCCCGGTGAAGGCTGGGTCTATTCCACACCCTTCATGAATTCCAGGAACTCTGTGGAGAGAGGGCCAGGAGGCAGTGAGCGGGGCGCCGGGCAGGGCACGGGCAGGGCACGGTGGCAGGGCTCGGCCCCCACTCACCGTCGTAGTCGATGCGGCCGTCGTTGTTCTTGTCGCCGTCCTTCATGAGCTCCTCGATGTCGTCCTCCGTGATGGTCTCGCCCGTGGCCTGCAGCATGATCTTCAGCTCGTCCAGGTCGATGTAGCCGTCAGCGTTTCTGAGGGGGAGCCGGGGCTGCACTTGTGGGGAGGGCCggaggcacccccacccccctcacACGGGGTCCCTGGACCTCAGATCGGAGGCTGCCCGCTTCCCCAGTTCTGCCCGGTCAGGGTGGCAGGCTCAGAGGTCAAGAGCAGCGCGCTCACTTGTCAAACATGCGGAAGAGGTCAGACAGCTCCTCCTCGGATTTCCCTTTGCTGTCGTCCTTCATACAGCGGACCATCATGACCAGGAACTCGTCGAAGTCCACCgtgccgctgcctgtggtgcgggCGGCATGCCGTGAGGCAGCGGCCTGGACACGAACCCCACGTTCTCCCTGCACCCTCACACCGCCTCTTGGAGGCGAGCGTGGTCAGTATCCCATTTGATGGGCGAGACGACTGAGGTTCAGACAGGCTAAACAGCCGCTGGCTAGACAGAGCCAGGCCTGACCCCAGCGAGACGGGCCGGCGGGGGCTCACCGTCCTCGTCCACCTCGTCGATCATCTCCTGCAGCTCCTCGGGCGTGGGGTTCTGGCCCAGCATCCTCATCACCTTGCCCAGCTCCTTGGTGCTGATGCAGCCATCCTCCGCGCCCAGCACGAAGATGTCGAAGGCCGCCTTGAACTCTGCATCAACAAggtggggccgggggcagggggagagcagcgtagctcagcagccagggccccagaGGGCCAGATCCCTCTGAGGGCATCTGCCaggctgcctccttccctctgaGACCGCTGAGGTCCCAGCCAGGGGGACCCCAGCTTCTGGCCTCCAGCTGGGCCCTCTCTCCTGGTActcccccagcctgggcctgCTGTCCCCAGAAGTGCAGCAGGGGACACTCACCATTTTTCTGCTCTTCTGTCAGCTGCTCTACCTAGGGAGGAAAAGGGCTCTCAGGACACAGACTCAGGCCTTGGCTGCTTTCAAGGGAAGCAACCTGCCCCacaggtgggaaggtgggagccaggagccaggccactAAGAGACCCCAGCCCTCCCTTCCTGTCCCAAAGCCCTGAGGTGACACAGCTGGCCTCACTGAGGCTGGGCTCGGGGCCAGGGTGACAGGTGGGCACCCCTTCCAGGGCCAAGGTGACCCGGGGTAACAATAGCCAGTGACCACTCACGCCCTTTCAGCCTCCCTAATGAAACCCAAGCTGGTGGCCTGCAGGACAGCTGTCCCTCAGGCTGGGACAATAAAACTCGGGTGGGGATGGGCAAGGCCACCCTCTGTAACCTGACCAGGGTGACCACTGGGCTATTTTTAACGGGGGACAAAGTTAAACCTGGTGATTGTTCTGGGACTTTGGCATGCCGGGGGGTGGGGCAGCGTTATCTGGCCCCCTGGCCTACTGCTGTCGCCTAGGGAGCCAAAATTAGTCCCCAGCCCCGCCAGGCCTTGTATGGGCACTGGGCGGAGGGCTGCCTCCACTGCCCcccggtgggggtgggtgggcacaCCCCCACAGCCAGCCATAGCCCTTCCCTGCCCAGGAGTGGGGCCGCATTCGAGGGGCTGAGGGAGGGTTCCCCTGGGGACAGCGCCTGGGCT
It includes:
- the TNNC1 gene encoding troponin C, slow skeletal and cardiac muscles, which encodes MDDIYKAAVEQLTEEQKNEFKAAFDIFVLGAEDGCISTKELGKVMRMLGQNPTPEELQEMIDEVDEDGSGTVDFDEFLVMMVRCMKDDSKGKSEEELSDLFRMFDKNADGYIDLDELKIMLQATGETITEDDIEELMKDGDKNNDGRIDYDEFLEFMKGVE